A genomic region of Marinobacter sp. NP-4(2019) contains the following coding sequences:
- a CDS encoding helix-turn-helix domain-containing protein, which translates to MANTSPDKERQMLGFFLVPGVYMRVMAETVRQLGYNDRSLYEGLSFSAEDLKANDSRVFVTDAILMTERALNLAGKDGLSFMLARELRLTIHGTLGFAALTSPTFADALDSVRRYLQLRAPFLSMSQSEAGENVLVQLRTEFDVPGLYPFLAETVSATLIMLTEQLLDREDAEKRGFALTDGKLPGVTVHLSKPEPDYYARFAHQLPVRFEYGKPEEMMVFPKALLNVRMRLADADASRMAREQCEFELQKALKDQGDITLAIRNMLRMTPGPLPSLEAMAERFCVSSRTLKRRLAEKDTTYREILESVLKDRAIQLLRYTNQSVSEIAYELGYADLSNFSRAFRKWTGKSASEFREDGPDPAPELGP; encoded by the coding sequence ATGGCGAACACCAGCCCGGACAAAGAACGGCAAATGCTGGGGTTTTTCCTGGTGCCTGGCGTGTATATGCGAGTCATGGCTGAAACTGTGCGACAGCTCGGCTACAACGACCGGTCGTTGTACGAGGGGCTAAGCTTTTCAGCGGAAGACCTGAAGGCGAATGACAGCCGGGTGTTCGTGACCGACGCCATTCTGATGACTGAGCGGGCACTGAACCTGGCGGGCAAGGATGGCCTGAGCTTCATGCTGGCGCGGGAACTCAGGCTGACCATTCATGGCACCCTGGGATTTGCTGCACTGACCAGCCCGACGTTTGCCGATGCCCTGGATTCGGTGCGCCGTTATCTGCAGCTTCGTGCGCCATTTCTCAGCATGAGCCAGTCCGAGGCGGGTGAGAATGTGTTGGTCCAGCTTCGTACCGAATTCGATGTGCCGGGGCTGTACCCGTTCCTGGCGGAAACCGTGAGTGCCACCCTGATTATGCTGACCGAGCAGTTGCTGGACCGCGAGGACGCTGAAAAGCGCGGTTTTGCGCTGACTGACGGCAAGTTGCCAGGGGTCACCGTACACCTGAGCAAGCCCGAGCCGGATTATTACGCCCGCTTTGCGCATCAGTTGCCGGTACGTTTCGAATACGGCAAGCCTGAAGAAATGATGGTGTTCCCGAAGGCTCTGCTGAATGTGCGCATGCGGCTGGCGGACGCGGATGCTTCCCGCATGGCCCGGGAGCAGTGCGAATTCGAGTTGCAGAAGGCGTTGAAGGACCAGGGAGACATCACCCTGGCGATTCGCAATATGCTGCGGATGACGCCGGGTCCATTGCCTTCCCTGGAAGCCATGGCGGAGCGCTTCTGCGTGTCGTCGCGGACACTCAAACGCCGTCTGGCGGAGAAGGATACGACCTATCGCGAGATTCTGGAGTCGGTGCTGAAGGACCGGGCGATTCAGTTGCTGCGGTACACTAACCAGTCGGTCAGCGAGATTGCCTACGAGTTGGGTTATGCGGACCTGTCCAATTTCAGCCGGGCCTTCCGCAAGTGGACCGGGAAGTCGGCCAGCGAATTCCGCGAAGACGGGCCGGATCCGGCGCCTGAGCTGGGGCCCTGA
- a CDS encoding NINE protein, with the protein MSPEKDTHSKLFGYLLWIFGFLGSHRFYYGKPITGTIWFFTLGLLFIGWIIDLFLIPAMDREADLKFREGEVSYNIGWLLLTFTGVFGLHRMYMGKWITGIIYLLTGGLFLVGVLYDFWTLNGQISERNQQVKFS; encoded by the coding sequence ATGTCACCCGAAAAAGACACACACAGCAAACTCTTCGGTTACCTCCTCTGGATCTTCGGCTTTCTAGGATCCCACCGCTTCTACTACGGCAAACCGATTACCGGCACCATCTGGTTCTTCACCCTCGGCTTGCTGTTTATCGGCTGGATCATTGATCTGTTCCTGATTCCGGCGATGGACCGGGAGGCGGATCTGAAATTTCGGGAAGGCGAGGTCAGCTACAACATTGGCTGGCTTCTGCTGACCTTTACCGGCGTGTTCGGCCTGCACCGGATGTACATGGGCAAGTGGATTACCGGGATTATCTACCTGCTGACCGGTGGCCTGTTTCTGGTTGGCGTGCTCTACGACTTCTGGACACTGAACGGTCAGATTTCAGAGCGAAACCAGCAAGTTAAATTCAGCTGA